A single region of the Vidua macroura isolate BioBank_ID:100142 chromosome 12, ASM2450914v1, whole genome shotgun sequence genome encodes:
- the FAH gene encoding fumarylacetoacetase produces the protein MSFIQVDKDSDFPLQNLPYGVFSTKEEPRHRLGVAIGDQILDLSVIKHLFNGPALAKHQHVFDQPTLNAFMGLGWPAWTEARAFLQKLLSAAEPTLRDNAELRRRALVPQASATMHLPAHIGDYTDFYSSRQHATNVGIMFRGKENALMPNWLHLPVGYHGRASSVVVSGTPIRRPVGQTKPDNDKPPVFGACKRLDIELEMAFFVGPGNKFGEPIPISRAQEHIFGMVLMNDWSARDIQKWEYVPLGPFLSKSLGTTISPWVVTMEALMPFVLPNPVQDPKPLPYLQDKEPYTFDIKLFVAIKGEGMSTPTTICRSNFKHMYWTMKQQLAHHSINGCNLRPGDLLASGTISGPEPESFGSMLELSWNGTKEIPLGSGQSRKFLQDGDEVILTGYCQGNGFRVGFGQCSGKILPALSNP, from the exons ATGTCTTTCATCCAGGTAGACAAGGACTCAGATTTTCCTCTCCAAAACCTCCCCTATGGGGTTTTCTCCACGAAGGAGGAG CCTCGGCACAGGCTTGGGGTAGCCATTGGAGACCAGATTTTGGATCTCAGCGTCATTAAACATCTTTTCAATGGACCAGCTCTTGCCAAACACCAGCACGTCTTTGATCAG CCCACCCTGAATGCCTtcatggggctgggctggccggCGTGGACCGAGGCCAGGGCTTTCCTCCAAAAGCTGCTGTCAGCTGCAGAGCCCACCCTGAGGGACAACGCGGAGCTGCGGAGAAG agcaCTTGTACCTCAAGCTTCTGCGACGATGCACCTGCCTGCCCACATCG GAGATTACACTGACTTCTATTCTTCACGCCAACACGCCACAAACGTTGGGATCATGTTCAGGGGGAAGGAGAACGCTCTGATGCCCAACTG GCTGCACTTACCTGTGGGTTACCACGGCCGGGCATCGTCTGTGGTGGTGTCTGGGACACCCATCCGGAGACCTGTGGGACAAACAAAACCTGACAATG ATAAACCTCCAGTGTTTGGTGCTTGTAAACGTCTGGATATCGAGTTAGAAATg GCATTCTTTGTAGGTCCTGGAAACAAGTTTGGGGAGCCCATTCCCatcagcagagcccaggagcaCATCTTTGGGATGGTGCTGATGAACGACTGGAGCG CCCGTGACATCCAGAAGTGGGAATATGTTCCTCTGGGTCCTTTCCTGAGCAAAAGCCTTGGCACAACCATCTCTCCGTGGGTTGTCACCATGGAAGCTCTCATGCCATTTGTGTTGCCAAACCCTGTCCAG GATCCTAAGCCGCTGCCCTACCTTCAGGATAAAGAGCCCTACACTTTTGACATCAAGCTCTTTGTTGCCATTAAAG gagaaggaatgaGCACGCCAACTACTATATGCAGATCCAATTTCAAG caCATGTACTGGACCATGAAACAGCAGCTGGCTCATCATTCCATCAATGGCTGCAACCTCAGGCCTGGAGACCTCCTGGCCTCTGGCACCATCAGTGGACCT GAGCCAGAGAGCTTTGGCTCCATGCTGGAGCTGTCCTGGAATGGAACAAAAGAAATCCCTCTTGGCAGTGGGCAGTCTCGTAAATTCCTGCAGGATGGAGATGAAGTAATTTTGACAG